The Miscanthus floridulus cultivar M001 chromosome 17, ASM1932011v1, whole genome shotgun sequence genome has a window encoding:
- the LOC136515161 gene encoding uncharacterized protein has product MERLAQQPGDAQQPGKDGGGNSPPPQPVRPILEVTCRSSGKVWRFAAGTTARYALHAINRKLEPRAPLALHVEAIRDSEEPVSFGPSAALADYGHGWRLQTVTAQDVPGIHHAPHAERQRRQFFLYFFKNSLPSVDLAFGKGFAVTVALAVTATFLCRVSN; this is encoded by the exons ATGGAGCGACTGGCGCAGCAGCCCGGCGACGCGCAACAGCCAGGCAAGGACGGCGGCGGCAACTCTCCTCCACCGCAGCCGGTAAGACCC ATCTTGGAGGTGACGTGTAGGAGCTCCGGCAAGGTCTGGCGGTTCGCGGCAGGGACGACGGCCCGCTACGCGCTGCACGCCATCAACCGCAAGCTCGAACCCAGGGCCCCACTGGCGCTGCACGTCGAGGCCATCAGGGACAGCGAAGAGCCTGTCAGCTTCGGCCCCAGCGCGGCCCTCGCCGACTACGGCCACGGCTGGAGGCTGCAGACCGTCACCGCGCAGGACGTGCCCGGAATCCATCACGCGCCGCACGCGGAAAGGCAGCGGCGacagttttttttatattttttcaaaAATTCGTTGCCAAGTGTCGATTTAGccttcggcaaaggctttgccgtcacggtggcgctcgccgtcacggcgacttttctttgtcgagtgtcaaattag
- the LOC136519120 gene encoding tapetal oleosin GRP-16-like, producing MSGRVALTPVIRKGGAALDEQPMGNLGGGVQPCRCRGESPSYACGEEQVRGTREGGPGAAVAGGDGAASAGGRAGAARAGGGGVGPPGPEHVPDGGGAGAVGPCGVRPAAGGVLAGERYLRGLHDKMRRDESAGAREVHGVMIAIRTLWFVEATVAALGGDPQVVILGADKS from the exons ATGAGCGGCAGAGTGGCCCTAACGCCGGTGATCAGGAAAGGTGGCGCTGCACTGGACGAGCAGCCCATGGGCAACCTCGGCGGTGGAGTGCAGCCTTGCCGCTGCCGTGGCGAGTCGCCATCGTATGCCTGCGGCGAGGAGCAGGTCCGAGGCACGCGCGAGGGCGGCCCTGGCGCTGCTGTAGCAGGTGGCGATGGCGCAGCTAGCGCCGGAGGGCGTGCGGGCGCTGCACGCGCGGGTGGAGGCGGAGTGGGGCCGCCCGGCCCAGAGCACGTGccagacggcggcggcgcgggcgctgtGGGGCCGTGCGGTGTGCGACCGGCGGCCGGGGGTGTGCTAGCCGGGGAGCGCTACCTCAGGGGGCTGCACGACAAGATGCGGCGCGACGAGAGCGCTGGCGCCAGGGAGGTGCACGGCGTCATGATCGCCATCCGGACGCTCTGGTTCGTCGAGGCCACCGTTGCCGCGCTCGGCGGCGACCCGCAGGTCGTGATCCTCGGTGCAG ATAAATCCTGA